The genomic interval CAAAAAGGTGATTTTTAGGTAAGGTAATTATAAAAATAAGCAAAATTATGGTGATAGAAAAATATATTTATGTTATCTTCAAAAAAAAATCTTAATAATTATAGACTAAACTAAATATAGGATTCAATCTAAACGATGTTTAAAAAATTTATATATATTTGTGTTTTATTAATCATTTTAGGGGGTGGATATTACATATATTTACATATAACACAACCAAAGATAGAAGTCGTTGAAACCTATAAAGGACAAGCAATTTCAGCTGTTTACGGAACAGGTGTTATTGAATCGCGTGACATGACCATTGTTAGTTCTCTTGTGCAAGGACGTATTACAAAATTTTATAAAAATGAAGGTGAAATTGTTCGTAAAGGGGATCTGTTGGTCGAACTCGATAGTGACCAAGCAAAAGCTACTTTAGAATCAATGCTCGCTCAAGAAAAGTTTTTAACCCAAGAAGTGAAACGTCAAAAGGCGTTGATAGAAAAAAAGTTTACCTCAGTTGAAAAATTTGAGGATCGACAAAGTCAATATGAAAAAATTAAAGCTGATATTAAATCCTTCAGAAAAAATATTGATGAATATACACTGAAAGCGCCTAAAGATGGTGTTGTCATTCGACGTGAACATGATATTGGCGAAGTTTTACAAACAGGAAAACCTATCTATTGGATTGGCGAACCATCTTTT from Alphaproteobacteria bacterium carries:
- a CDS encoding efflux RND transporter periplasmic adaptor subunit yields the protein MFKKFIYICVLLIILGGGYYIYLHITQPKIEVVETYKGQAISAVYGTGVIESRDMTIVSSLVQGRITKFYKNEGEIVRKGDLLVELDSDQAKATLESMLAQEKFLTQEVKRQKALIEKKFTSVEKFEDRQSQYEKIKADIKSFRKNIDEYTLKAPKDGVVIRREHDIGEVLQTGKPIYWIGEPSFLRINGEIDEESLPELQKGQKVFIKADAYPKQHFEGIVEDITLLGNSQNKNYRVYIGFLKEVPFSLGMTVEINILTEQKDNVLLVPNSSFKTQKIWIVDANHQISKRKIQLGIQGDALSEVKDGLVLGDKVILKFQDDLKDEQKIRPIFVELPQK